One Conger conger chromosome 7, fConCon1.1, whole genome shotgun sequence genomic window, ACGGCAGGCTGAACAACAATTTTAAGGAGTGTTCACACAAACAGAGGAGAATGGGTTAAGTCTAAACAAAGTGATAAAGAAGTTACTGATGGATCAATTGGGTCGATCCAGGGTAGACAGACGACGGTAATGTCTATAGCGATCTGTACACGAAGCAGAAAAGTGctctgaaaaatgtgaaaacactcAATAGGGTCAAATGTCCCAGACAAACGAAAAGGTATGACATTCTTGTGTGGACGTTGGGTCTGTTTAGGCAAGACAGAGTGCAGTGGTCATGTGGTCACAGAATATACATCTAACTTTTTTGTGCTTTCAGCGGATATTAGTGACAGCTAGGCTTGTCATGGTGTTTGGGTTAACAGTTAGCATACAGGACTGtgcgagtgagagtgtgtgtgtgtgtgtgtgcgtgtgtgtgcatgtgtgtgtgtgtgtgtgtatgtgtgagtgtgtgagcgtgtgtttgtgtgttgcgtatgtgtgtatgtgagtgtgtcagtgtgtgtatgtatgtgtgtatgtgtgtatgtgagtgtgtgtgtgtgtgagtgagtgtgtgtgagtgtgtgtgtgtgtgtgtgtgagtgtatgtgtgtatgtgagtgtgtgtgtgtgtgagtatgtgtgttgcgtatgtgtgtatgtgagtgtctgagtgtgtcagtgtgtgcgagtgagtcagtgtgtgtgtgtgtgtgtgtgtgtgtgtgcgtgcggccCTCACCCCAGCCGTTGGCGGCCGTTTCCTGGTAGCAGATCTCGTCGGCCAGCCGCTGCAGGTACTCTGGCAGGTGGGCGTACTCGTTGCCGTAGGAGATGACCTTGATGCCCTTGTCCAGCATGTTGTCGCGCAGCTTCTTGAACTCGCCCACGTCCTCGCGCCGCACCAGCATGAAGTGCTCCAGGTCCGACTTGTTCTTCACCGCCTCCAGGAACAGCGCCTGGAACGTGGTGTCCTCCACCGTGCGCCCGCAGCCCAGGAACAGGAAGGACTTAGTCTCGTACAGCTTCTGGATCTCCCGCTgaaagggcacacacacaggcacacacacacacacacaagaataacaatgtgttatttagctgacgtttttctccaaagcaacatacagttgttTAGTTCAAGtcggggacaatcccccctggagcaatgtggggttaaggaccttgtttaagggcccaacagctgtgcgggtcttatcgTGGGtacatcggggcttgaaccaccaaccttccaggtcccagtcatgtcttagccacgaggctattGGCTCCCCCCAAGGTATAATACAAGATCTAAAGCAAGTCTGGTGACCAATCAGGAGGTGCCTTTCATCTGCAGCTTATTAGTCTTCCAATCAGTAAGGCTGGCTCATATGAAAAGGGAACTGAGGGTCATGGGTACATTTTAGCTTCCCACAGATGTATGGGCAGCACAGACCGCTTTGCCATGGACCTATGTTACTAAGATGGCAGTGTAGGTCCGAGGGGGGAGAAGCTTGCCCTCACCATGACCTCTGTGTTCCTCAGAACGTTCTGGTAGCCGGCGGGATGCAGCACGATGCCGCTGGGGTTGGTGTAAACGCCGTGGATGTGTAGCACACTCATTCTCCTCTTCTCCTGGGCCCACTCcagcaccttcacacacacacacacacaaacatgtcacACAACTTCTCAAGACAAAGCCTCCAATGTGTTCGGAGCCCAACCTAGTCTATGACTGACCTGACATAGAAGTACATAGAAACGTGACTAATGTGGGAGCTTTAGTACTTCATTCGGAGTTGGCCTAGGGATCTTGAGGAAACTTGTTGCACGTCATCACAGTGCTCTTAAATTAGACAGAGTGATTCTACTGCTGGAACAGAGCATGTAATCATTTATATGTGCAGTAGGTTTAACTGAGTCATTCTGTGGGTGGGGTTAACAAAGTCcaatttgacccatcctagtagGAGTagtgggtgaatgtgtgtgagccgGGCCccacagtgtatgtgtgtgtgtgtgtgtgtgtgtgagctggtccccagtgtgtgtgtgtgtgtgtgtgtttgtgtgtgtgtatgtgagctggtccccccagtgtgtgtgtgtgtgtgtgtgtgtgtgagctggtccccagtgtgtgtgtgtgtgtgtgtttgtgtgtgtgtatgtgagctgGTCcccacagcgtgtgtgtgtgtgtgtgtgtgtgtgtgtgtgtgtgtgtgtgtgagagccggtcccaggtaatgtacccaTGACCATCTTTCACACACCTTCTTCTCATCAGTCAGGTCCAGTGACTCGAGCCGGGCACCCTGGTGGGTGGAGTAGATCTCCAGCAGGTTGTCGAAGTTGGTGGTGAGCACCAGCGCCCCGCTCTCCATCAGCTGCAGGATGGAGCTCAGCAGACTCTTCCCCGTGTGCTCCATCTTACACTCAAGGTCGTCGAACACCTCGTAAAGGCAGTCCTTGAAGAACGTGGAGCGCACGTTGTCTGTGCGCTAGGGGTGAGAGGGGCGCAAAGAGTCACACCTGGTATTTGTGAGTTTCCTTCTTTCTTCTCCCAGATTGAGAGATAgatgaatgaacaaacaatcTATCCTTTGTTTTATCAgaagtcccattgagattagcATCTCTTTTTTAAGGGCATCCTGGCCAAATGTCAGGAAGCAATACAATAAATATGACAATACAAGAGAATTCAAATGATACTAAGTTGagagaataaaaacaattgAACATGCTCATCAGCATGATTTGGCCAGTTTGGATTGCCCAGCCATATTCCCCAGCTGGGCTCAGTGCTGTAATCATCACTCTTAGCTACTcttagtgcagactgtcagtatCTGATTGGCCAGCTGACCAATGACATGCATCATCCTGGTCGACTGAACCCCTCCCTGGATGACACAACGGCCAAATATGCGCTTTGTCCAGTGGGACTGCTGACCACAGTCAGTAATGACCgtcaggccccccccccccccccccccccacacacacacacactggaacagcgCCTTAGCAGTGCTAGACCGCTGTAGActtttccctccattttctATTTAAGGTGGGGCTGGAGGCACACTTCAAATACTGGGAATGCCACACATAACAAAACCTGTATATACACTGGATGAGCATGGAGACTTGTTGAAGCTAGAGAAACTGAAAGATAAGTACAGAAAAATGAGTGAGTATGAGCTCATGTGCAGTTTGTTGATGGGTTTTCTCTTATCTGTAGCTGTAAACCGATACCCGTAGAATCGCATATCTATgacaaaacaacagcagttacaCTGGTCAAATAGGTTACGCCAGGGCCAAGTCTATAAAAGACAAGCTTTTAAATCTCACGACAGACTGTCGGCCTGACAAAGCGATACAGGAAACCTCTAAATTAGACTTCCTGTGTTCCTGAGGGCACAAACAAATTGCAACACTGTgcccaaaaacaaacatgcacagtgGCTGCTTTCAACACCACTCTCAGACCTTGCCTGAATGTGCTCCAGCCTTCTTCCAAGGGAAGAATTTGAATTTCACAGGTTGTGTTCAAAACCATACTTCTAGCAACTGTGTAAAGAGAGTCacagtgtaaatgtgtgtgaatgcagtgcACCTCTCCAGTATTCcagtttctctctgtgtgcagttctaCGAGTGAACATGCACGGTGATTTGTGTTTCTACTCAACGGTTGTTTGTTCCTGaatggctgtttttgtttttacaacagaaatgtgtctgtgtacttGAATACAAATGAACAAGCCTCTCTGTAAACATTTTTCTGAGCAACTCCGTGTAAGCAGACCATCAGTATCTGATTGACCAGCTGGGGTTGCACATGAGAAATGGCACATCATCCTGGCTGACTgaatccccctcctccctggatgtgtgtgtatgtctgtgtgtggacacacacatgtacagtactatCTATACGAGGAGTGGCTAACTCTGAGAGCCGCAGGGGCTGCTGGTCTCAGTTTTCACCTAAAATACAACAACCACCCaagacccaagaaaccaagtgagttaactgtgtaatccacagtttttaaaaaataaattagtgTAATTAGAGTAACCACAGAAGCAAGCAGaccctgtgactctccaggacctCGGTTGGACACTTCTGATGTATATTAagaacagtatgtgtgtgtgtgtgtgcgtgtgtggggtatgtgtgtatgtgtgagtgtgtggggaggggggtggggtatatgtgtgtatgtgtgtgtgtgtgtgtgtggggaggggggtggggtatatgtgtgtatgtgtgtgtgtgtgtgtggggaggggggtggggtatatgtgtatgtgtatgtgtgtgtgtgtgtgtgtgtgtgtgtggggagggggtggggtatatgtgtgtatgtgtgtgtgtgtgtgtggggaggggggtggggtatatgtgtatgtgtgtgtgtgtgtgtgtgtgtgtggggaggggggtggggtatatgcgtgtatgtgtgtgtgtgtgtgtgtgtgtgtgtgtgtgtgtgtgtgtgtggggaggggggtggggtatatgcgtgtatgtgtgtgtgtgtgtgtgtgtggggagaggggtggggtatatgtgtgtatgtgtgtgtgtgtgtggggagaggggtggggtatatgtgtgtatgtgtgtatgtgtgtgtgtgtgtggggaggggggtggggtatatgtgtatgtgtgtgtgtgtgtgtgtgtgtgtgtggggaggggggtggggtatatgcgtgtatgtgtgtgtgtgtgtggggaggggggtggggtatatgtgtgtatgtgtgtgtgtgtggggaggggggtggggtatatgtgtatgtgtgtgtgtgtgtgtgtgtgtgtgtggggaggggggtggggtatatgcgtgtatgtgtgtgtatgtgtgtgtgtgtgtgtggggaggggggtggggtatatgtgtgtatgtgtgtgtacgtgtgcgggTTTGGGTTTTGGGTGTGCGGGTGCGTTCGTGCGCGAGGCACTCACAGGGGACAGTTTCTGGATGAGGTCGTGGGCCACGTGCACCAGGTTCTTGTCCTCGTGCAGACTCTTCTGGAAGCGccggctctcctcctcctccagcaggtcGAAGTCGTCGGCCGCGTCCAGCAGGGCCTGGATGAGCCCCTTCCAGGACCGGAGGGCCGGGACCTGGGGGGCCACGGCCGAGCTGATGCCCGTccccaccaccagcaccagCTCCGCCGCACGCTTAGTCTTCAAGCTGGGCAGCAGCTTCCTGGGGGGGGACATAGGGCCACGGTCACGGCCTCAGCGGACACTTATTTAACATATACCGTATTTCAACTCAGAGAATATACACGTCAATACAACAAcaatttgaaaggaaaataagtagtaataaagtaattttttttttaattaaaattttttttttaaaataaataagtaagattcaaaaggaaataatgaaatcattttaaatagtgACTTAGAATacatagtaaaaataaatataataaattaaaatgacttAAAACATTCACTTAAAACACTCACAAGTCAGGCTAACCAGATTATTTATCATCACTTTGAATTCATTTATGGACACTAAGTTCCTGGCATCTGAAGCACTAAATCTGAAAGTTGTTTTCCtaaatttgtcctgatcctagGAACCTGAAGTGATAACCAATCCTGAGAGCATGTCCAATGGATACCTTACCGAAATATTCACACTCCACTTGTAACCCAAAAGCGTAACTACCTTAAAATCCAATGAGAAATATTAACACATAGGGAACCACGGTATTACCCATTGGTAAACCAAAACAATAAgaatttaataatgaataaataataataataataataataataataataataataatattaataataatattgtactttaaaataataataatgtaaaaatactgaaaatgcatCTAACCTAGCTCCTGATAACAGTATGACAATTTTATTTCGCTAATTTTGTAACAAGCTTTGAGAACACAAATTAGTGTCTATATCTAGTAGCAGTAAGCACGCCATGACCTTACAAACAGATATCACCTTTCTGAGCCATCGGCCAAGCTCTTTAAAACGGCCGTCTGACCATGCCAGTCTTATTTTGATCAACGTAACCGAAATAAGGATTAGGTATGGATTAGGACACAAAGCGTGGGACAGTGTCGCGCTGGAGCACCTGGGCTTTTTGCCATCGGAGTCGACGTCATCCTGGGCGGGCCGCTTTTCCTTCTTCGCGGTCACCACGGTGGCCATCCAGCTCCTGCAACGGGTGCACAGCCGAGCGGAACTCTCGTCAAGAGCCTCTCAGATCTGTCAACGCTCCACATCTCAGACTTTTTGTATgttatataaatggtaaataggcTACCAGGCAGAATGTGCCAAATCCTTAGGATGGCAGAGGCAACTCTTCAATTATATCCAGAGCCTGTCTTAATAGCGAGAGCTCTTGCATTCACGTATGAAAAACATAAACTACACtgctttcctttgtttttggctCTTGCACAGTTTGAATCAGAATGAATGGTGTATGGCACATTAATGCGATACACTATTAAACCGGGTCGTGTAACagtttattaaaaacaaaaagtgaaagTGTTTTGGAAACACTGACCCACTCCGTACTATTAACTTACATACAGTGACCACCTATCGGAGGAATCATGCCACATAAAGTCGTGTCTTTGTGTAAATGACCGCTTTGTATGCGCGGAAGTAGTAAATTCCACTTTATTCCTCAGGTTCCTCTCAGCCAATGGCGTCAGCGTTTCCATATTTACCATATGCCAAAATGCCAAAGATTTATCGCTGACACGGAATTATCCCAAATCTTCAGGGATCTCAGTAATATAtgatgggactttattattGCAATTTGCAATAATAAAGTCCCAAGTGTGTACGATTTTTAACTGTAAATTGACTTATACATTAGTACACTTACAAAGCAttttttaattagaaaaatatatttattttgggcCCATTAATGCCTGTCGTTTCTGTTGCGGTTTTAAACTCAGATTATTACATGAAGTCGAATTGCTCTCAAATGTAAATTACAGAAATTACTACGAATTGCTAGCACTAGATATGGGATCTAACATTTATTTCCACGATAAACCCGTACACAAAGTATGATAACGTCACATAGCTAGCAACTTCATAATAGGATAGTAAAATGGATAGCCAGCTGTCCAAGCAGACACGTGTGTGGGTTAATCTCGTcactattttccatttttatattaGACAACATTTCCCGACGACAAAGCAATCAACAAAAGCAGGTGAGCTAAATGACACGTTTGAACTTTCTCTCCGACTAACATTTACtcagcaaaataataatttaagttAGCAACTTACCACCCAGAAACTCCTACACTAGGCTGTCTTCTATATACGTTAAACTAACGACCGTATGGTATAAAATCTGTCAAATTTTGATTCGCTATTTCGACAGCTGCATCTTTTGGAGCCTAACGGATTCTCTTTCATTCGCTCCTACTGTCCAACTACTGAAATCCACTCGAAATCACGGACGAAGGTACAGGGTCAGCTACGGCGTCCAGCAAAGGACATACTAAAGTAAACAGGCAGACACCTCGATTGAGTGACGTAGCTATATCTCAGGGAAAGGGTTGTTAGTTCTTTTGCACACCATTCTATTAGTTTAGCCAGTACTATTTTATGAAACCGGCAGTTCAGCCACTGAAATCACGCTCACACATAATCTATATACTTGCAGATTAAGCTAATGCTCTCCAACTCTGCCAGGGCCATGGTTACAGTGTCATCTTCTGTTTTTTCCGAAAAGCTTTGTGAACCAAATCTACTGGGCCCTAACAATgctaatacaaatatttgtaatgtaaCGTGTGCAAATTGTTAGTGTCTATAGAGgataataaaaaggaaaaacggATGGAAACTTGCAAACATGCCATGTCACATTTCCAGTTCAAAGTTATTAACAAATAGAACTTTAATGGACTTTGGcttcagttttcatttattttattcagcttCTCTTTCCCCAAATGGAAAATTTTGTATCAAAGCGTTTTTATTGGGTCAACAAGGCAACTAGATGAATACTAATGTAGAAAAAGTGTGATACAAATAGAAACAGATCATTGTACCACCAATGTACGTTGTTCTATGTAAAATAACCATTtggaaagaaagacagaaaacagGTCACCCAGTTTAATCCATTGGTTTATTTGACCACATCATAACTCCAGCCCAAAACCGACAAAACTGGCCTCTTGGGCACTTTAAGCAGAAATCCATTCATTGGCATTAGATTTGAACAAAGTGATACTTTCCCTCTCCTTTTCCCAGACTAGACaccaaatggaaataaaataaaaaataggaaaCCAATCTCTTTCAGCAATTACAAACCAAAGTATAAAAATTTATCGTCTTCGCTCTTCTTCGCTCTCTCGAGTCGCGTATCGCACGGGAAGGCGCTCAGCGCGGCGAGCTGaaggggcttgtgtgtgtgcgttattaCATCAAAATTACGTTCGCGACAGGCCTCTGTTATCCAAGTCTTTCACCTgcgggagagggcagaggaagTCAGAGCTGAACACCACACTAACAAAGGACTTCACTTCTGGCTATGCACAAGTTGTTTGTCAAATTATGATATTTAATATTTCCACAATCGAGCAGAAGTGGGTTGGATGGTGTAATGGGTAGACAGTGTAGTTTTTGTGGCAGATGCTCCATGATTTAATTGCTATCCTGAGCCACTCACAAAGCTCTGACTCAGCCAAAGCACCGGAGGCCACTGGACTTGCCAGAACCTTCAGACATACCCATGAAGCACTAGTGCATTTGTAGTCTTTATATGACAACTCTAGCCCCTGATGCGACACTTTTTGCTATCCAAGTaaaacagtggtgtgtgtgtgtgtgtgtgtgtgtgtgtgtgtgtgtgtgtgcgtacaatAAGTACTAAGTGCAATACAGACGCTCAAATTGTAACATTAAGCTATGACTACCTCAATTGTGGCTTTCCCACTTCCTTGGTGAGACTATTGGATACAACCACAACttttgattaaaatatcagaaatGTACAATAATGATTAGGACACATTTTAAACCTGTAATCACTTCTGTGCATGTATGCCAATATACAGGAGTACACTACCTCCACCAAAACTACCAGTACACTACCTCTTTTAACCTCCACCAACAGAGTTGAGGGTTACAGGGAAgggaagaacagggcagggAAGAACACATCCTTTTTTGACAACAAATGCCCAAAGCGGGGTGGCATGGTGTCTCAAAAAAAGGCACACAACTTCGGCTACATTTTATGGCACGCAACACCATGAAAACGTTGTGTGCCTTTCAGCAGGGCGGTGTTGGTCTGGCTGCTGAGCAAACAGGCGATCTGCCATGTGGTGATGCAACAACCAATTTAAGTAGAAATTAAAGAGGCATATTTCATGCCAGATTTGAGATACAGTCATGAAAATGTAATCACCTGATCTGAAacgcccaaaaaaaaaaaaaaaaccttttggcGAATATCCGACATGGAACTGGCACAGCTTGACAATGGAATAGTGCTGGTAAAAATACACCCTctagaacaggggtgtcaaactgaattcccagggggccgcagtttacatctttttgtggtttcctttcaatcagctgtcaattaaggcctcaaGAACAACGTGTGTggattatttagccaatcaatgacgtAAATGAAGCACAGGTTCTGAGAACCCGAAAAACCAgaagacactgcggccctccaggactggagtttgacacctgtgctctagaAGAATGCCGTCTTCTAATTAATTTTTTCTTCAAATTCACAAAACGGCTTCTTGCAGACGGTAATAAGGCCCTTGTCAATCCTGACCAGATCGCGCTCTGTAAGTTTTAGGGTGGGGTCTGGTCACTATAGGCATTATAGACCCTGACCAGCCAGTGCTCTCAGTATTAGCGTGCGGTTTGACAGTGGTAGAGGCTTTGTGTACCTTATATATTCTGACCAaccagtgctctgtgagtgttagCATGTGTTTGACAGTGGTAGAGGCCTTATGTACCTTGTATATTCTGACCAGCCAGTGCTCTGTGGTGTAGGCCTCCTCCAGCACGTCCAGCTCAAAGTCCTTGTTGCCGATCTCAGCATTCCTCACCCTGTCATAGCCAGGGGGGCGCTCTGGGAGAAAAGACAAGAATGAGCCACACTGCATAATATAAAGTAGCCAGAGTAAGTCACTTCAGCAGCATTTGGTAACGCAATGTTAATACACCCATACGCAGTCAACACCCTGCTCTTTAAATGTGTGTGGAATAAAGCCCCCCCCACATTAGTCATACTGGCTACTGGTAAGGATGTATTATTGTATCCATATATGGTCACCCCGGCTGTTGGGCATCAATCAATTCCACTATGCAGCATCCAGTCTGTTAaggagtttgttttttttttttggttttttttttgggtccaTATATGGTCCTCCTGGCAGTTAAATACAAATCCATGAATCTCAACAGCAGCAGGGCTGGATGGCGCCATTTTTGGGCCCGGGGCGGGGCACTCACTGGCTTCGGTGTACACCTGGCCAAAGCGGTAGTAGCACATCTTGTACATCAGGCAGTTGAGCAGCACGGGGGAGCCCTCGCGGTCCACGCGGAACTCTCCGGTAGGCGTGTAGTAGTCGTGCTCCTTGATATGCCGCCCGGTGTCCGTGCTTCCTCCGATTCGCACCATCCACAGGAACTTGTTAATGTCTGCGAGAGGGACATTCACACAACATGTTCATAATGTACATACACTCTTATATCCTAACGTAACTCTTGACAATCCACATATCTTGTCTGTGAGATCGATCAAGAGACACGAACaagtgaccttggaattatgaGGTTCAGCAAAACTCAAATGCAAGGCAGTTATTCATATATCAAAATGACACCCTAAAAGTACTGAATGTGAAtctacaatatcaaaatcctatcaaattgccataaaaattatttatgacactaactcatAAATgtcagatagaaccttataattctacaGTCTCAAGGACAGTGCTCATAATTTCCATATACCAATATATTCTAACTCCTGACAATCCACAAGTCCAAACAGTGGTTATATCAATGCATTTGCAGTCTAAATTAATTCCCATGGaacatgtgtatttgtattacCAATAAGGTGCATCCATAATTAAGATACATAATATGGcatacataaacatgcataACAGTTGTATTTGTTTAGAATATATTACGTGGTAACAATACTTCAAAGGCATTGCATATTTATATGACCATGGCTAGCATTAGGCTACATGGTTTCTTTGCAAGTTACTTTAACTGTTCACAGTAAACAACTGTGGTACAAGTCTGGTTTTAAAAACTGGCCTTATGGGATATCTTCCCCATTAAAGCAAATACTACTCACACTACTCCAggttaatttaattacattaattaactGAAATTAAGCAATCAAATCTATTTTTGTCTAACGCAGAGCCCGATTCCTTCAATTTCACGCACAGGAGGGGAAAGAGAGttgtaccaaaaaaaaaaaaaaaaaagaagaggcaCTGTGTGCAAAGTAGATGTCAATAAATTGTAAGAAGTGAAAAATCAGGTTTGACAGAACAATTTCCAACTGTAGGCCTGCCACGGCCACAGGGAACAGCAGTCTGCGTGACACTCTTTTGACACACCGTCTGATGAATATCCCGTCAGTCCACCGAAGATCACCAGCACATAGCTAACATCCAGCTCCCGCATGATCTCATAGGCCCTCTCCTCAGTGGACGCCatggcctgcagggggagacaaaTCCCTGTCAGTATAAAGCGGGGTATATAATGAGGTCCAGGAGTGTCAGTGACGTTtttgtactggtttttgttccatctgagCTCGATCACGAGTGATCGATGAATGATTAAGAGCAGAGGTATAATATCcgggggtcagaaagtaaaagtcccgccatgcgtttcttccacccattaactcaagccagctgatttcattacccagttctacctcctggctgaagaatagtgctaattagcaaatccacaTCAttagaacaaaatactggggaggacttttactttctgaacctggattttacacctccGATTTAGAGTCTGAGCCTCAATATCCTGAATGGTGAAACACTGCAAATGGTCACCTGGATTCATTAAACCTGACTAATTTGAAATAATCTGTTTGTGTAGTTATCGGTTTGGATGGAGCTAAATCCAGGACCGtctctggcactccaggaccaggttgtAGCATTCAGGTACAGGGCTAACGCGGCAGGTCCAGCGGGC contains:
- the LOC133133636 gene encoding protein FAM118B-like isoform X1 codes for the protein MATVVTAKKEKRPAQDDVDSDGKKPRKLLPSLKTKRAAELVLVVGTGISSAVAPQVPALRSWKGLIQALLDAADDFDLLEEEESRRFQKSLHEDKNLVHVAHDLIQKLSPRTDNVRSTFFKDCLYEVFDDLECKMEHTGKSLLSSILQLMESGALVLTTNFDNLLEIYSTHQGARLESLDLTDEKKVLEWAQEKRRMSVLHIHGVYTNPSGIVLHPAGYQNVLRNTEVMREIQKLYETKSFLFLGCGRTVEDTTFQALFLEAVKNKSDLEHFMLVRREDVGEFKKLRDNMLDKGIKVISYGNEYAHLPEYLQRLADEICYQETAANGWGKEEEDKQNDFDSQRSLSADCRS
- the LOC133133636 gene encoding protein FAM118B-like isoform X2, translating into MATVVTAKKEKRPAQDDVDSDGKKPRKLLPSLKTKRAAELVLVVGTGISSAVAPQVPALRSWKGLIQALLDAADDFDLLEEEESRRFQKSLHEDKNLVHVAHDLIQKLSPRTDNVRSTFFKDCLYEVFDDLECKMEHTGKSLLSSILQLMESGALVLTTNFDNLLEIYSTHQGARLESLDLTDEKKVLEWAQEKRRMSVLHIHGVYTNPSGIVLHPAGYQNVLRNTEVMREIQKLYETKSFLFLGCGRTVEDTTFQALFLEAVKNKSDLEHFMLVRREDVGEFKKLRDNMLDKGIKVISYGNEYAHLPEYLQRLADEICYQETAANGWDCRS